In the genome of Cryptomeria japonica chromosome 8, Sugi_1.0, whole genome shotgun sequence, one region contains:
- the LOC131048792 gene encoding dirigent protein 17, whose amino-acid sequence MENNHEELVNGASAANVVPIRGEPAVVINGVPDPSPDFVNENVARQPVTECAAESIGPYGQGEWLKGRKVLKKFGRKYFKGKVQNYDPETNWYMVIYEDGDREEMELQDLQMVMLPLDIRSPLETWLMKLAKYNTPKNKSQRKMEEENRFKTRSTAMKKKAKGRGSHCASHGFCVGCK is encoded by the coding sequence ATGGAAAACAACCATGAAGAGCTAGTAAATGGTGCTTCTGCAGCAAATGTGGTACCAATACGAGGTGAGCCTGCAGTTGTCATTAATGGGGTGCCAGATCCTTCACCAGACTTTGTAAATGAAAATGTAGCCAGGCAACCTGTGACAGAGTGTGCAGCTGAATCTATTGGGCCTTATGGCCAAGGCGAATGGCTGAAAGGAAGGAAAGTCCTTAAAAAGTTCGGAAGAAAATATTTCAAAGGCAAGGTCCAAAACTATGATCCCGAGACAAATTGGTACATGGTGATTTATGAAGATGGTGACAGGGAAGAAATGGAATTGCAAGATCTGCAGATGGTAATGTTACCGCTTGACATCAGATCTCCATTGGAGACATGGTTAATGAAGCTGGCGAAGTATAACACCCCAAAAAATAAATCCCAAAGAAAGATGGAAGAGGAAAATCGGTTCAAAACAAGGAGCACAGCAATGAAAAAGAAAGCCAAGGGTCGAGGGTCACATTGTGCTTCTCATGGGTTCTGTGTGGGCTGTAAGTGA